The sequence below is a genomic window from Macadamia integrifolia cultivar HAES 741 chromosome 1, SCU_Mint_v3, whole genome shotgun sequence.
AAGGAATATTTgtcgtttttttcttttacttcttttctGAATTTTCTTACTGACTAGTGACGTCTGAGGCGTTGGTTATCAAATACCCATGTTTTATCTGTAGTGTAAATTATTTGAGGGAGGGGTGCAACTGTTTCGTGGAACCGTTAATCATTATCACTAATTCTATATTTTGAAAGATTCTGCCTCTTCTGCTTTGTCATGCAACAGATGGCTTTTCCCATGTAGCAATCTcgctgcttctctttctctgtcCTAGTTCACAGTGAAGTAGCTCTGATGTGATAACCGAAGAGCAATTCATATTCCAGTTAGTCAATTAATGATTGTTTGGGATACACACTTCTTTCTCGCTCAATTAGTGTCAGATTTCAAGTTTGGCGCCTTCTTGAGAGAGGAGGAAAAGCTTTATACTACCACCACCTCTGCTGCTGGCCTCGAAAGCCACTGGTTTTCCTCTTCATTCCATGTCTCCTAACCTGGACAGCCCTGTGCAGACCCAGATGGCTGTTGCAGTCTTTAATGGCCCCATCAATGGGGAGTATCATGGGACCAAAAGAGTGGAGGGAAAACCTGCTGGTAGGAGGCGTGTCTTTGTGCAAACTGAAACTGGTTGTGTGCTGGGGTTAGAGTTGGATAGGAGTGACAATGCACATACCGTCAAGAGGCGGTTGCAAGTTGCCCTTAATGTTCCAACAGAGGAGAGCTCACTGACCTTCGGGGATATGGTTTTGAAGAATGATCTTAGTGCTGTACGAAATGATGCCCCTCTTCTGCTTACAAGGAACTTGCTGCACAGAAGCTCATCCACACCATGTTTGTCACCTACCGGTCGTGATCTCCAACAGAGAGACAAGAGTGGCCTGATTGAAATATTAGGCTGCTCAAGTCGTTTTGCTAAAACAAAGCAAATGGTGAAGGACATTGTAAAGGGGATTAAGAATGGCGTTGAACCGATCCCTGTTCACAGTGGCCTTGGAGGTGCTTATTATTTTAGAAATATTTGGGGAGAGAGTGTTGCGATTGTGAAGCCAACAGATGAAGAACCTTTTGCTCCAAACAACCCAAAGGGCTTTGTTGGCAAAGCTCTTGGTCAGCCAGGACTGAAGCGTTCAGTGCGAGTTGGGGAAACAGGGATCAGAGAAGTTGCAGCTTACCTTCTTGATTATGATCACTTTGCCAATGTGCCTGCCACTGCCCTTGTGAAGATAACTCACTCAATCTTCCATGTCAATGAAGGGGTGAATGGAACCAAGTCTCATGGCCAGAAGCAGGTGAGCAAAATTGCATCATTCCAGCAGTTCATTCCTCATGACTTTGATGCCAGTGATCATGGGACTTCGAGCTTCCCTGTTGCTGCAGTGCATAGGATAGGGATATTGGATGTGAGGATCTTCAACACTGACAGGCATGGTGGAAACCTTCTGGTTAGGAAGCTTGATGGGGTTGGGAGGTTTGGTCTAGTGGAGCTTATTCCGATTGATCATGGCCTTTGCCTGCCAGAGAGCCTTGAGGACCCTTACTTTGAGTGGATCCATTGGCCTCAGGCATCAATTCCATTTTCAGATGACGAGCTTGAGTACATAAAAAATCTTGATCCGGTAAAGGATAGTGAGATGCTTCGAATGGAGCTGCCCAATGTTCGGGAGGCATGCCTTCGGATCTTGGTTCTGTGCACAATTTTCCTCAAGGAAGCAGCTGACTTTGGTCTCTGCCTAGCTGAGATTGGTGAGATGATGTCTAGGGAGTTTCGAAGCCGTGAAGAGGAGCCAAGTGAGCTGGAGGTTATATGCATCGAGGCAAGGAGGCTGATAGCTGAGAGGGAGGTGTTATATCCAGATgctgaagaaggagaggaaCAGGAGTTTCTGTTTGATATAGATTGTGAGGAGGTGGAAAATGACATAACTCTGAAGATGGCAGATTATTTCCCAAGTAAAGGGACATACCATGTTGGGTTCAAGGGTGGGAATGGTCGAAACCCCCTGTCTAAGCTGGAGGAGAGCATTGAAGAGGATGAGGGTGAGGGGGAAGAAGAGCCAAATGAAGAAGAACCAGCAAGGATGGAGGAATATTCTGTCCCACTGGCTCGGACCCAGGTTCCCATTGCATCAAAGCTCTCCATGTCTCTGAAGAACATGTGCCTGGGTGAGAAGACCCAGAGTTATCAGATGGCTAAACCAGAGTGCAGATCATCTGGGAACTGGAGTGCAAATGAGCAACTGCCTGCTAGTGCAAGCTTTGTGAAGGTGGCGGACATGAAGGATGAGGAGTGGGCACTGTTCCTCGAGAAGTTCCAGAAGCTGCTGTATCCTGCATTTGTCAACCGGAAAGCTGTCACCCTGGGACAGAGGCAGAGACAGAGGCTCGGGACTTCTTGCCAGTTTTGAGACAGATTTACCGATCTGTAGTTGTAAAAAGAATACTGAAGATGAATAAGACTTGTAGGTTGTGGGGATGAAGCGCCTTGTAGGTAGGTTTGGTACTtgagtttttcttattttgtttttcttctcacCGAAGAAGGAATTTGTAGTTGGAAGTGGTAGATGTGTTGTAAATAGTGTTagaatgaggatgagagtatcagTCATCAGCTTCGGTGGAGTGGGTATGaatctgattttctttttcttttaattcttatTCCCTTCTTGACTCCCATTTTCGCACCGTGACAGAAATATTCAGTAGAATAAAATACTGGGAggtaaaaaacccaaaaaaaagaaaaaaagaagagttgtATGTATATTGTAAGGCTAGTGTTCTTATCTCTgttcttttttggtagaagtgtTTGTATCTATATGTGAACTTTTATCTTTGGTAGACTTGGTTTGAATTGATCTACACATTTCTTGCTGGATGGCTATGGTATTTTGGATGTGCTAGATCCATGACCTGGAAGGTGGcttgttctttttgtttcttatatTGTTGATGGACGCTTGTGGTTCAGGGGTCGATGTAAAGAGCCTGGCAGGCTGTGgtaatttcataaatatttatGATGGATATTCAATTGCTGCTGTCTGTAAAGAAAGCTTAATTTCATATGCTGCAGAGTGCCAAGTCTGATTCTTAAAGCTGCACTGTTCAATTAGTGCTTTGCTTGGTGTTTGGGTGCAATGGAGCTCGCCTTAAGATATGTAGCAGTCTGGGTACTTGCCGGAACTGGTCTGTTCAAGTCCAAGTGATCTGGGCAAATTGGTTGGCATTGTTCAATTGCTAGGATTTGGAAGGAACTGGTCTGTTCAAGCCCAAGTGTTCTGGGCAAATTGGCTGGCATCGTTCATTTATTGCTAGGATTTGGAAGTGGACATCGTGGTGAGGCCTGTTTTAACAGGAGATGTACTACTAAGAGACAAGGACCCTGCAGAACCCAAGAGTGAGTGAAGAGGGTGGATTGGATTACAATTGAACATATTGTTCATGTGACTTCTATACTTGgtctcgttttttttttttttatttctgatgATGGAAACATACAACTTTTGCCTTTGAATACCTGTCTGAGATGTTCTACTGAATGCTTACTCAATGATTCATCAGTAGGGCAGGGAGCGGCAGGATGGATCTTTCCGGTTTGGTGGTTGGGTGAGCATCCTGTTTATACACGAGTTCTTTATGGTTGGTTGAATTAGTTTACGTTTAGTTAGCTGAACTGAGTTTTCCTTCAGCAACGGTGATGGGAttagatgcttttttttttgggtaatttacagcgccaccccctggagaatgccagtattataggaacaccccctcactttcactaaattagactcagaccccctaccgtcagtcactgttatggaatataccttatatgctgatgtcatctattatatttttcttttaataccaaaataccctttctaaATGTtaactacctaaaatacccatttacGGTATTATACCCTGTTCCCCAAATTGAGACCTAACCCATTCCCAATCTCCGTGAAAAGCAACGGCGATCGATCTCCAtgaagagcagcggcgatcgatctccgtgaagagcagtggcgatcgatctccgtgaagagcagcggcgatcgatctccgtgaagagcaacggcgatcgatctccgtgaagagcagcggcgatcgatctccgtgaagagcagcaGCGTTTACCGGAACTTTTGGAATGGATCCAGAGAGGGTTTAATAACGTAATTTCCCGAGCACCGAAAGCCTTCTCAAGAAGATGATAGCTGGATGGTGCAAAAATCGTCCGGACATCAGTACCAACCGTAAGGGTCTGAGTTTCCTCGAGAATGGGGACTGACTGGGGATTAAGTTCGAGCGTTTCGATGACGTTTTCGCTGTAAGCAATAACCCGAAAGGTAGACTCGTCGACGACGATCATACAGCCAAAGGATTGTATATAACCACCCCTCTGAATTTTCGACAAGTACGTAGAGATTTGCTGTTCAGGAACATATTGGGTAGAGGTTCTAATGGATTGGGAATAGTCGAAGGACTTACCGGACTCGCCGGACTGTTCGAAGATGGCATGGAGGCAGGCGTCTACAGTGAACTGAGCAATGGCTTTGCTCTTGGAGTCTCCTCGGTGGGATTTGACGCTGCTTCCCCCTAAGGGTTGGGTTTGGTGAGCATTAGTTGCTCTGCTACCTGAAGCCATTTTGAGTTTTTCTCTTTGAGGGTTCTCTCCTCTGTAGACTATATAGCTTTTACATTCTTTCTGTGGCTGAGGTGGATGACGATCTCCAATGGGTCTCAATTCTCGAGCTTCTTTCTGTCTCGTCGAAATCGATAATCCATTTGGAAGCTTTGGCATGAATCTTGTCTCTTTGTCTTGGTTTTCCCCTCCTTATATGATCTTGTATGTATTGATCATAGTTCTTAATTGGGATGGATTGATTGTTCGGTTTTCAGGATTTGCAAGCTTTGGTAAGAATTTCGTCTCTCTGTCTTTGTTTTCCCTAATTTGGCTGCACTTTTTGCAtagatttctttccttcttatgcCTTCGATAGCTATTATCAGAATGAAGGGAAAGCTCAAGACTCCTGCAATTTCAAGGGCATCGCCATGGAGAGAGTGATACAGAGATAATGAAACGGTATACGTGTgaagagaggggtatttttgggataataagataagggtgttttactTATAAGGgttaaaatgtcatttcatagcatcacttaacagagactgacggtagggggtctgagtttaatttggtgaaagagagggggtgtccctataataatggcattctccaaggggtggcgctgtaaattacccttttttttttgggggggtatCGGGAGGGTATTTTCGGGAATATATTACAATCAACAAgtgtttgtgaaccctaggatgtaGTGGTAAACATTCCAGCCTGGTGGAGGAAAACTATGTCTCTGTTGGCCGGGAAATTACAACTGCTATTATCCTCAAAGCTCTTGCCTCTTGAAGATGGCAACATTTGGTCTCAAACAGAAGCTAAGCTCCCAGGCATCCTCCCTCTCTCAGTTGCCATAACCCGCCTTGCTGGGCTGGTGGAGTTTGGATCAGGTCCTCGTGCGTATTTctactcaaaataaaaatcaattaaagaagagagattaagtggagtTTATGCGTGGATCAAACATTGTAATAGTGATTCTCATATGAGGACCTAACATAAAAGTACAAGTGTGATGGCTCCATGCGGATCGATTGATCGATGGAATATGAAATGGACAATGAAAGGATGAATGAGTTTTAGCTGGGAGTTACTATATGTGTCCATGTGAGCTTTCAACATGGGCGGCCTATTGGGTGGTTGAGACATCTTTTCTAGATAAAACCAATAACCACTTTCTTGCTTTCCATCCaagtaaatctctctctctctcttcattagcATAACTAGTCTATGTGGCATGTCTGCTAAAAGAGTAGGCATTTGCATAACCAGCGTATGTGGCATATCTGAAAAAAAGAGTAGCTAGAGCGTGGAGAGAAACAGAGGGAGATTAGTACTCCCTTTGAATGATAAGAAACCtagggctcgtttgataacgtttttgccgtttttgtttcaagaaacggcagaaacataaattttcgtttttagaaacagaaacggaattgaaggtgtttgataagtcatgtttttagaggtcgatagtaaccaatgaaagaatggccacaagtcgtttctagaaacggcgaaacaagttcaacttgtttcgtctatgtcgtttcttgaaccataaataagtacacatttctatttctatttctgaaaataagtgaaacggaacagttttatcaaacgctttactctgtttctgctatttctggaaacagaaacggcagaaacgcgtttcttgaaacgttatcaaacgagccctaGCTTCATCCCTGGTTACAAAAGGGTATTTATGTTGCAGAACACCATGATGATATGTagaggaaaaagatcctcttcaATTAATTGAGCGCTTAACTAGTGATCTAATGGCTGGTAGGATTTGGGATACACATCTATGTATTAATTGGGTT
It includes:
- the LOC122082058 gene encoding phosphatidylinositol 4-kinase gamma 5-like yields the protein MSPNLDSPVQTQMAVAVFNGPINGEYHGTKRVEGKPAGRRRVFVQTETGCVLGLELDRSDNAHTVKRRLQVALNVPTEESSLTFGDMVLKNDLSAVRNDAPLLLTRNLLHRSSSTPCLSPTGRDLQQRDKSGLIEILGCSSRFAKTKQMVKDIVKGIKNGVEPIPVHSGLGGAYYFRNIWGESVAIVKPTDEEPFAPNNPKGFVGKALGQPGLKRSVRVGETGIREVAAYLLDYDHFANVPATALVKITHSIFHVNEGVNGTKSHGQKQVSKIASFQQFIPHDFDASDHGTSSFPVAAVHRIGILDVRIFNTDRHGGNLLVRKLDGVGRFGLVELIPIDHGLCLPESLEDPYFEWIHWPQASIPFSDDELEYIKNLDPVKDSEMLRMELPNVREACLRILVLCTIFLKEAADFGLCLAEIGEMMSREFRSREEEPSELEVICIEARRLIAEREVLYPDAEEGEEQEFLFDIDCEEVENDITLKMADYFPSKGTYHVGFKGGNGRNPLSKLEESIEEDEGEGEEEPNEEEPARMEEYSVPLARTQVPIASKLSMSLKNMCLGEKTQSYQMAKPECRSSGNWSANEQLPASASFVKVADMKDEEWALFLEKFQKLLYPAFVNRKAVTLGQRQRQRLGTSCQF